The proteins below come from a single Streptomyces sp. B3I8 genomic window:
- a CDS encoding SDR family oxidoreductase, with product MADNQLTPHADLFDLTGKCALVTGGTRGIGRMIARGLLQAGARVLISSRGAEACAEAQRHLSEYGDVRAIPADLSRHDECRRLAGLVRADSERLDILVNNAGAMWREPLETFPVEGWDQVIDLNLKSPFWLVQALLPALRGAGTADDPARVINIGSIAGGIHVAGAPNYSYASSKAGLHQLTRVLARELGPQHITVNAVAPGPFPSQMMATTLEAIGDTIAAKAPLRRLGRDDDMAGVAVFLAGRAGSYLTGTVIPVDGGIATTATGT from the coding sequence ATGGCGGACAACCAACTCACCCCCCACGCGGACCTGTTCGATCTGACCGGCAAGTGCGCACTTGTCACCGGCGGCACCAGGGGAATCGGGAGGATGATCGCACGCGGCCTGCTGCAGGCGGGCGCCCGCGTCCTCATCAGCTCACGCGGCGCGGAGGCGTGCGCCGAGGCACAGCGGCACCTGTCCGAGTACGGCGACGTCCGGGCGATCCCCGCCGACCTGTCCAGGCACGACGAGTGCCGACGCCTCGCCGGCCTCGTCCGGGCCGACTCGGAACGGCTGGACATCCTCGTCAACAACGCGGGAGCGATGTGGCGCGAGCCGCTGGAGACGTTCCCGGTCGAGGGGTGGGACCAGGTGATCGACCTCAACCTCAAGTCGCCGTTCTGGCTGGTGCAGGCGCTGCTCCCGGCACTGCGCGGTGCGGGCACCGCCGACGATCCCGCGCGGGTCATCAACATCGGCAGCATCGCCGGAGGCATCCATGTCGCCGGTGCGCCCAACTACTCGTACGCCAGCAGCAAAGCGGGACTGCATCAGCTCACCAGAGTGCTCGCCAGGGAACTGGGCCCGCAGCACATCACGGTGAACGCGGTGGCCCCGGGACCGTTCCCGTCGCAGATGATGGCGACCACGCTCGAAGCCATCGGCGACACGATCGCGGCGAAGGCCCCTCTGCGCCGGCTCGGCCGCGACGACGACATGGCAGGCGTCGCCGTCTTCCTCGCCGGCCGGGCCGGGTCCTACCTCACGGGCACCGTCATCCCCGTCGACGGCGGCATCGCCACGACCGCGACAGGCACCTGA
- a CDS encoding acyl-CoA carboxylase subunit epsilon: MNVPDIRVEKGHAGPEEVAAITAVLLARAAARQEAPAPGHRGRPRAGWRRLERENGFRAPHSWR; encoded by the coding sequence ATGAACGTTCCTGACATCCGCGTCGAGAAGGGGCACGCCGGGCCCGAGGAAGTCGCGGCGATCACGGCGGTGCTGCTGGCCCGGGCGGCTGCCCGGCAGGAGGCTCCGGCACCCGGTCACCGCGGCCGCCCCCGGGCCGGCTGGCGCCGGCTGGAGCGCGAGAACGGCTTCCGCGCCCCCCACAGCTGGCGCTGA
- a CDS encoding acyl-CoA carboxylase subunit beta, with protein MTVLEETTGEPTGEPADARGRVAELHEIRAQALAGPSEKATEAQHAKGKLTARERIELLVDPGSFQEVEQLRRHRATGFGLEAKKPYTDGVITGWGTVEGRTVFVYAHDFRIFGGALGEAHATKIHKIMDMAIAAGAPLVSLNDGAGARIQEGVSALAGYGGIFQRNTKASGVIPQISVMLGPCAGGAAYSPALTDFVFMVRDTSQMFITGPDVVKAVTGEEITQNGLGGADVHAETSGVCHFAYDDEETCIAEVRYLLSLLPQNNREHPPRAECSDPADRRSEVLLDLVPADGNRPYDMTKVIEEIVDDGEYLEVHERWARNIICALARLDGQVVGIVANQPQVLAGVLDIEASEKAARFVQMCDAFNVPIMTLLDVPGFLPGVDQEHGGIIRHGAKLLYAYCNATVPRISLILRKAYGGAYIVMDSQSIGADLTYAWPTNEIAVMGAEGAANVIFRRQIAGAEDPDAMRARMVKEYKSELMHPYYAAERGLVDDVIDPSETREVLIKSLAMLATKHADLPSRKHGNPPQ; from the coding sequence ATGACCGTTTTGGAAGAGACGACGGGCGAACCCACCGGCGAACCTGCGGATGCCCGCGGCCGGGTCGCCGAGCTGCACGAGATCCGTGCGCAGGCGCTGGCGGGCCCCAGCGAGAAGGCGACCGAGGCGCAGCACGCCAAGGGCAAGCTGACCGCTCGGGAGCGCATCGAGCTGCTGGTGGACCCCGGTTCCTTCCAGGAGGTCGAGCAGCTGCGCAGGCACCGGGCCACCGGGTTCGGCCTGGAGGCCAAGAAGCCGTACACCGACGGTGTCATCACCGGCTGGGGCACGGTGGAGGGCCGCACGGTCTTCGTGTACGCCCACGACTTCCGCATCTTCGGCGGCGCGCTGGGCGAGGCCCACGCCACGAAGATCCACAAGATCATGGACATGGCCATCGCGGCCGGTGCCCCGCTGGTCTCCCTCAACGACGGCGCCGGCGCCCGCATCCAGGAGGGTGTCAGCGCGCTCGCCGGCTACGGCGGCATCTTCCAGCGCAACACCAAGGCGTCCGGCGTCATCCCGCAGATCAGTGTGATGCTCGGCCCCTGCGCGGGCGGCGCGGCCTACAGCCCGGCGCTCACGGACTTCGTGTTCATGGTCCGCGACACCTCGCAGATGTTCATCACCGGCCCGGACGTGGTCAAGGCGGTGACCGGTGAGGAGATCACCCAGAACGGCCTGGGCGGCGCCGACGTGCACGCCGAGACCTCCGGCGTCTGCCACTTCGCCTACGACGACGAGGAGACGTGTATCGCCGAGGTGCGCTACCTCCTCTCGCTGCTCCCGCAGAACAACCGGGAGCACCCGCCGCGCGCCGAGTGCTCCGACCCCGCCGACCGCCGCTCCGAGGTCCTGCTCGACCTGGTCCCGGCGGACGGCAACCGGCCGTACGACATGACCAAGGTCATCGAGGAGATCGTCGACGACGGCGAGTACCTGGAGGTCCACGAGCGCTGGGCGCGGAACATCATCTGCGCACTGGCCCGGCTCGACGGCCAGGTCGTCGGCATCGTCGCCAACCAGCCGCAGGTGCTGGCGGGCGTGCTCGACATCGAGGCGAGCGAAAAAGCCGCCCGCTTCGTGCAGATGTGTGATGCTTTCAACGTCCCGATCATGACCCTCCTGGACGTCCCCGGCTTCCTGCCCGGCGTCGACCAGGAACACGGCGGCATCATCCGGCACGGGGCGAAGCTGCTGTACGCCTACTGCAACGCCACCGTGCCGCGGATCTCCCTGATCCTGCGCAAGGCGTACGGAGGCGCGTACATCGTCATGGACAGCCAGTCCATCGGCGCGGACCTCACGTACGCGTGGCCGACCAACGAGATCGCGGTGATGGGCGCCGAGGGCGCCGCCAACGTCATCTTCCGCCGGCAGATCGCCGGCGCGGAGGACCCCGACGCCATGCGGGCCCGCATGGTGAAGGAGTACAAGTCCGAACTGATGCACCCGTACTACGCGGCCGAGCGCGGTCTGGTCGACGACGTCATCGACCCCTCCGAGACCCGCGAGGTACTCATCAAGTCCCTGGCGATGCTGGCGACCAAGCACGCCGATCTGCCGTCCCGCAAGCACGGCAACCCGCCGCAGTAA
- a CDS encoding LPXTG cell wall anchor domain-containing protein: MTSAPTRGLRAWLVALLAAALTVLFTATPAPHAHAASGTPGTSDVSTVAAALRRSPVYVDPAASDQLSASAARDLANRIEDADKPVFVAVLPAGFPTQNLFTDLRTATGITGLYGVRLGDRFDARADSSVLPRTAVRNLVGSVRGEDARAQLTDFTDRALANAGGHAPSSWGGGGSGGDASSTALITVGAVVVLAGAGAYALTRRKRRRRENEQRAALERLRVVVDEDITAFGEELDRLDFRPGEPGADDAMRADYGRALDAYEQAKSTMAGARRPEDVRGVTESLEGGRFSLARLAARREGRPLPERRPPCFFDPRHGPSVEDVEWVPAGGAPRRVPVCAADRARLADGREPMVREVETDWGRRPYWDAGPAYGPWAGGYFGGGLLPGLLVGTMLGGLMSGPGYGAYYGGGYGYGGAGYGDGGFGGGYEGGDVSGSDFDPGDFGGGFGGGGGFGGGGGGGDFGGGGGDF, encoded by the coding sequence ATGACCTCCGCACCGACCCGCGGCCTCCGCGCCTGGCTGGTCGCCCTCCTGGCGGCCGCGCTGACGGTGCTGTTCACCGCCACGCCGGCGCCCCACGCCCACGCCGCCTCCGGCACCCCCGGCACCTCCGACGTCTCCACCGTGGCCGCCGCTCTCCGCAGGAGCCCCGTCTACGTGGACCCCGCCGCCTCCGACCAGCTCTCCGCGTCGGCCGCCCGCGACCTCGCGAACCGGATCGAGGACGCGGACAAGCCCGTCTTCGTCGCCGTGCTGCCCGCCGGCTTCCCCACGCAGAACCTGTTCACCGACCTGCGCACGGCGACCGGCATCACCGGCCTGTACGGCGTCCGGCTCGGCGACCGTTTCGACGCCCGCGCCGACTCCTCCGTGCTGCCCCGGACCGCCGTGCGCAACCTGGTGGGCAGCGTGCGGGGCGAGGACGCGCGGGCCCAGCTCACCGACTTCACGGACCGCGCCCTGGCAAACGCCGGCGGCCACGCCCCGTCCAGCTGGGGCGGTGGGGGAAGCGGCGGCGACGCGTCCTCGACCGCGCTGATCACCGTCGGCGCGGTGGTCGTCCTCGCGGGCGCGGGCGCCTACGCACTCACCCGCCGCAAGCGGCGCCGGCGGGAGAACGAGCAGCGGGCCGCGCTGGAACGGCTGCGGGTGGTCGTCGACGAGGACATCACCGCGTTCGGCGAGGAACTCGACCGGCTGGACTTCCGACCGGGTGAACCGGGCGCGGACGACGCGATGCGCGCCGACTACGGGCGCGCCCTGGACGCATACGAGCAGGCGAAGTCCACGATGGCGGGCGCACGGCGCCCGGAGGACGTGCGCGGGGTGACCGAGTCGCTGGAGGGCGGTCGGTTCTCGCTCGCACGGCTGGCCGCGCGGCGGGAGGGGCGGCCGCTGCCGGAGCGCCGGCCACCGTGCTTCTTCGACCCCCGGCACGGGCCCTCGGTGGAGGACGTGGAGTGGGTGCCGGCGGGGGGCGCTCCGCGCCGCGTGCCGGTGTGCGCGGCGGACCGTGCGCGACTGGCGGACGGGCGCGAGCCGATGGTGCGGGAGGTGGAGACGGACTGGGGCCGCCGACCGTACTGGGACGCGGGTCCGGCGTACGGGCCGTGGGCGGGCGGCTACTTCGGCGGCGGTCTGCTGCCGGGGCTGCTGGTCGGCACGATGCTCGGCGGCCTGATGTCGGGTCCGGGCTACGGGGCGTACTACGGCGGCGGCTACGGCTACGGGGGCGCCGGCTACGGCGACGGCGGCTTCGGCGGTGGCTACGAGGGCGGCGACGTCTCCGGCTCCGACTTCGACCCGGGCGACTTCGGCGGCGGCTTCGGTGGGGGCGGCGGCTTCGGCGGGGGCGGCGGTGGCGGTGACTTCGGCGGGGGCGGCGGGGACTTCTGA
- a CDS encoding glycoside hydrolase family 3 N-terminal domain-containing protein yields MRRTALLVSATLLTSLLPLAAAHAAAGAGDPVPAPVPVDRFEGEVPFAAQPAEGIFTWGGDNDDPPTLALTARADAPEGDKVLTGSYDISGYGGFTHDFAADRPAHDWSAHQGVRLWWDGRNTGKKIPFEIKDGGANGEASELWTTSFTDDFTGWKQIELPFTGFTYRTDYQPVGGIDQVLGLTQMWGYALTLPVGVTGDFAMDDVELYGKADQSRRASVTTDAAVYPVREGRTADVEVTVATTGAAPLDEPVTVTYTTDPSGTATAGKDYAPATGELTFPAGTASGTTRTVHVRTLKDRSAESAETIPLKLTVTGARAPAEAPQVVVDAHGLPYLDTHLPIRKRVADLVSRMSPAEKAGQMTQAERGAMTAPGDIATYALGSLLSGGGSTPTPNTPGAWARMIDGFQLRAQATRFQIPLIYGVDAVHGHNNLAGATIMPHNIGLGATRDPALAGRTGEVTAAEVRATGVPWDFAPCLCVSRDERWGRAYESFGEDPALVKSMETVIQGLQGRADGRDLDRDDKVLATAKHFAADGGTAYGSSTTGTYTIDQGVTTVTRSELEAVHLSPFKTAVDRGIGTVMPSFSSLDIVGDGRGPVKMHARADMITGVLKHRMGFDGFVISDWNGIDQLPGDNAAHVRTSVNAGLDMAMVPYTYKEFAGTLTDEVKAGRVTQARIDDAVSRILTQKFRLGLFEHPYADTSGASRIGSAAHRAVARQAAAESQVLLKNAHGVLPLSRHQKVYVAGSNADDLGNQTGGWTLTWQGSSGDITRGTTILQGMRNAGGHVTYSKDASAPTSGYDVGVVVVGETPYAEGVGDVGNGNDLELTAADKAAVHTVCAAMKCVVLVVSGRPQLVGDLLGETDALVASWLPGTEGDGVADVLYGRRPFTGQLPVTWPKSESQLPINVGDASYAPQFPFGWGLTTRTHVPKGGLGTLRALSATARAADRWGADRQGREAVTEARLLVQQRIGSALTEATAKPFAEADRALLSGRYGEAVSALTAAYGAAGR; encoded by the coding sequence TTGCGAAGAACCGCCCTGCTCGTCTCCGCGACCCTGCTCACCTCCCTCCTCCCGCTCGCCGCCGCCCACGCGGCCGCCGGCGCCGGTGATCCCGTCCCCGCTCCCGTCCCCGTCGACCGCTTCGAGGGCGAGGTCCCCTTCGCCGCCCAGCCGGCCGAGGGGATCTTCACCTGGGGCGGCGACAACGACGACCCGCCCACGCTGGCCCTGACCGCCCGCGCCGACGCCCCCGAGGGCGACAAGGTCCTCACCGGCAGCTACGACATCTCCGGCTACGGCGGCTTCACCCACGACTTCGCCGCCGACCGCCCGGCCCACGACTGGTCCGCCCACCAGGGCGTCCGCCTGTGGTGGGACGGCCGGAACACCGGCAAGAAGATCCCTTTCGAGATCAAGGACGGCGGCGCGAACGGCGAGGCCTCCGAACTCTGGACGACCTCCTTCACCGACGACTTCACCGGCTGGAAACAGATCGAGCTGCCCTTCACCGGCTTCACCTATCGAACGGACTACCAGCCCGTCGGCGGCATCGACCAGGTCCTGGGCCTCACCCAGATGTGGGGCTACGCCCTCACCCTCCCCGTCGGGGTCACGGGCGACTTCGCCATGGACGACGTCGAGCTGTACGGGAAGGCCGACCAGTCGCGGCGCGCCTCCGTCACCACCGACGCCGCCGTGTACCCGGTGCGGGAGGGCCGCACGGCCGACGTCGAGGTCACTGTCGCCACCACCGGCGCCGCACCCCTCGACGAGCCCGTGACCGTCACGTACACCACGGACCCGTCCGGCACCGCGACGGCCGGCAAGGACTACGCCCCTGCCACCGGAGAGCTCACCTTCCCGGCCGGCACCGCCTCCGGCACCACGCGCACCGTCCACGTCCGCACCCTGAAGGACCGCTCCGCCGAATCCGCGGAAACGATCCCGCTCAAGCTGACGGTGACCGGCGCCAGGGCTCCCGCGGAGGCCCCGCAGGTGGTGGTGGACGCTCACGGTCTCCCGTATCTCGACACCCACCTGCCGATCAGGAAGCGCGTGGCGGACCTCGTCTCCCGCATGTCCCCGGCGGAGAAGGCCGGCCAGATGACCCAGGCCGAGCGCGGCGCGATGACCGCCCCCGGCGACATCGCCACCTACGCCCTCGGCTCCCTGCTCTCCGGCGGCGGCTCCACCCCCACGCCCAACACCCCCGGGGCGTGGGCGAGGATGATCGACGGCTTCCAACTCCGCGCGCAGGCCACCCGGTTCCAGATCCCGCTGATCTACGGCGTCGACGCGGTCCACGGCCACAACAACCTGGCCGGCGCGACGATCATGCCGCACAACATCGGCCTCGGCGCCACCCGCGACCCCGCCCTCGCGGGGCGGACCGGCGAGGTGACGGCCGCGGAGGTGCGCGCCACCGGTGTGCCGTGGGACTTCGCCCCCTGCCTCTGCGTCAGTCGTGACGAACGCTGGGGCCGCGCCTACGAGTCCTTCGGCGAGGACCCCGCCCTGGTGAAGTCCATGGAGACGGTGATCCAGGGCCTCCAGGGCCGCGCCGACGGCCGTGACCTCGACCGCGACGACAAGGTGCTGGCCACCGCCAAGCACTTCGCCGCCGACGGCGGCACCGCCTACGGCTCCTCCACCACCGGCACGTACACCATCGACCAGGGCGTCACCACGGTCACCCGGTCCGAACTGGAGGCGGTCCACCTCTCCCCGTTCAAGACGGCCGTCGACCGCGGCATCGGCACGGTCATGCCGTCGTTCTCCTCGCTCGACATCGTCGGCGACGGCCGGGGTCCGGTGAAGATGCACGCCCGCGCCGACATGATCACCGGCGTACTCAAACACCGGATGGGCTTCGACGGCTTCGTCATCAGCGACTGGAACGGCATCGACCAGCTCCCCGGCGACAACGCGGCCCACGTCCGCACCTCCGTCAACGCGGGCCTGGACATGGCGATGGTCCCGTACACGTACAAGGAGTTCGCCGGCACGCTGACCGACGAGGTGAAGGCCGGTCGCGTCACCCAGGCCCGCATCGACGACGCCGTGTCCCGCATCCTCACCCAGAAGTTCAGACTGGGCCTCTTCGAACACCCCTACGCCGACACGAGCGGCGCCTCCCGCATCGGCTCCGCCGCGCACCGCGCGGTGGCCCGGCAGGCCGCGGCGGAGTCCCAGGTGCTGCTGAAGAACGCGCACGGCGTCCTGCCGCTCTCCCGCCACCAGAAGGTCTACGTGGCCGGCTCCAACGCCGACGACCTCGGCAACCAGACGGGAGGCTGGACCCTCACCTGGCAGGGCTCCTCCGGCGACATCACCCGGGGCACCACGATCCTCCAGGGCATGCGGAACGCCGGCGGGCACGTCACGTACTCCAAGGACGCGTCGGCGCCGACGTCCGGCTACGACGTCGGCGTGGTCGTCGTCGGCGAGACCCCGTACGCCGAGGGCGTGGGCGACGTCGGCAACGGCAACGACCTGGAACTGACGGCGGCCGACAAGGCGGCGGTGCACACGGTCTGCGCGGCGATGAAGTGCGTCGTCCTGGTCGTCTCCGGACGCCCCCAGCTCGTCGGGGACCTCCTCGGCGAGACCGACGCGCTGGTCGCCTCCTGGCTGCCGGGAACCGAGGGCGACGGGGTTGCCGACGTCCTCTACGGACGCCGGCCGTTCACCGGGCAACTGCCCGTGACCTGGCCGAAGTCCGAGTCCCAGCTCCCGATCAACGTCGGCGACGCGTCGTACGCTCCGCAGTTCCCGTTCGGATGGGGGCTGACCACGCGCACGCATGTGCCGAAGGGTGGCCTCGGCACGTTGCGGGCGCTGTCCGCCACTGCGAGGGCGGCCGACCGGTGGGGAGCCGACCGGCAGGGCCGCGAGGCGGTCACCGAGGCCCGCCTCCTCGTGCAGCAGCGGATCGGATCCGCGCTGACCGAGGCGACGGCGAAGCCGTTCGCCGAGGCGGATCGCGCGCTGCTGAGCGGGCGGTACGGGGAGGCGGTGAGCGCGCTCACCGCGGCGTACGGGGCCGCGGGCCGCTAG
- a CDS encoding helix-turn-helix transcriptional regulator: MTTTDPRTEIKQFLTSRRARIAPERAGLPAYGGNRRVTGLRREEVALLAGVSVDYYVRMERGSLTGASDGVLDALASALQLDEAERAHLFHLARRSGTSGDPRRRRPATTVRPALQQVLDALTEAPAWVCNNRYDVLATNRLARALYAPMPADPRRPANTARFLYLRPEAARAFFVDHEHLTHDVAAKLRMEAGRDPHDEELIALITELSTHSELFRRRWASQDVRHHRSGRKRLHHPEVGRLDLDVETMHLPAEPGLLLNVYTAPAGTPAADGLALLASWAADREAGAPRTQALG, encoded by the coding sequence ATGACCACGACCGACCCACGCACCGAGATCAAGCAGTTCCTGACCTCGCGTCGCGCGCGGATCGCGCCCGAGCGGGCCGGACTGCCCGCCTACGGCGGCAACCGCCGGGTCACGGGCCTGCGCCGCGAAGAGGTGGCTCTCCTGGCCGGGGTGTCGGTCGACTACTACGTGCGCATGGAGCGCGGCAGCCTCACCGGCGCCTCGGACGGGGTGCTCGACGCGCTGGCCTCGGCACTGCAACTCGACGAGGCCGAGCGCGCCCACCTGTTCCACCTCGCACGGCGGTCCGGAACATCCGGCGATCCACGCCGCCGACGCCCCGCGACGACCGTGCGTCCGGCGCTTCAGCAGGTGCTCGACGCCCTCACCGAGGCGCCGGCGTGGGTGTGCAACAACCGTTACGACGTGCTGGCCACGAACCGGCTCGCCCGCGCCCTCTACGCACCGATGCCGGCCGACCCGCGACGCCCGGCGAACACCGCGCGCTTCCTGTATCTGCGTCCCGAGGCGGCGAGGGCGTTCTTCGTCGACCACGAGCACCTCACCCACGACGTGGCCGCGAAGCTGCGCATGGAGGCGGGCCGTGACCCGCACGACGAGGAACTGATCGCCCTGATCACCGAACTGTCCACGCACAGTGAACTGTTCCGCCGGCGATGGGCGTCCCAGGACGTCCGGCACCACCGGTCCGGACGCAAGCGGCTGCACCATCCGGAAGTGGGCCGGCTCGACCTGGACGTCGAGACGATGCACCTGCCCGCCGAGCCCGGCCTGCTCCTGAACGTCTACACCGCGCCCGCCGGCACGCCGGCCGCGGACGGTCTGGCCCTCTTGGCGTCATGGGCGGCCGACCGGGAAGCAGGGGCGCCCCGGACACAAGCACTCGGCTGA
- a CDS encoding ricin-type beta-trefoil lectin domain protein, whose protein sequence is MRRPLPAVRLLLAGLLTTAGLTTASLTAGAPPAHAAGESVTAWLTTTDDAGGRHVVRGLEPQTPFAFQSGTGGGGENITVDENTRYQTFTGGGASFTDTAAWLMNSSGALSQSTRDATMRKLFSPTDGIGLSFLRNPMGASDLARFGYTYDDVPAGQSDPDLSEFSLAHDLADVVPLTRQALQLNPALTVMASPWTAPAWMKDSGQLNGGWLKAEDYGAYASYFVKYLQAYQGQGVPVKYVTAQNEPTCCSGYPSMSWNASGLAYFTKNELLPKLAAANLSTKVLAHDWNWDVYDGYAARTVDDAAVRSHPNFGGIAWHGYGGDVGKQTSVHNQYPALDAFGTEHSGGTWIADQQREDMHNIVDYTRNWAKSVTKWSLAVDQNMGPHNGGCGTCTGLITVHDGDGRSGQVDYTVEYYDMGHLTKFVRPGAQRIASTASSAVPNVAWRNPDGSKALIAYNEGAGAKTVTIDWGAQHATYSLPGRTSATFTWSGTQAGGGDLSGAFVGLAGKCLDVAGGSSADGTAVQLYDCNGSAAQRWTVAADGTVRALGKCLDVASGGTGDGARTQLYGCNGTGAQVWSYNAATGDVVNVAADKCLDVTDNSSANGARAQIWTCTGAANQKWGLRS, encoded by the coding sequence ATGAGGAGACCCCTGCCCGCGGTCCGGCTGCTCCTTGCCGGGCTGCTCACCACCGCCGGGCTGACCACCGCCTCGCTGACCGCCGGGGCCCCGCCCGCGCACGCGGCGGGCGAGTCGGTGACGGCCTGGCTGACCACGACGGACGACGCCGGCGGACGGCATGTCGTACGGGGCCTGGAACCGCAGACGCCGTTCGCCTTCCAGTCCGGGACCGGTGGTGGTGGGGAGAACATCACCGTCGACGAGAACACCCGCTACCAGACCTTCACCGGCGGCGGCGCCTCCTTCACGGACACCGCGGCCTGGCTGATGAACAGCTCCGGGGCGCTGAGCCAGTCCACCCGGGACGCGACCATGCGGAAGCTGTTCTCGCCGACGGACGGCATCGGGCTGTCGTTCCTGCGCAATCCGATGGGCGCCTCGGACCTGGCACGGTTCGGTTACACGTACGACGACGTGCCGGCCGGGCAGAGCGACCCGGACCTGTCCGAGTTCTCGCTCGCGCACGACCTCGCCGACGTGGTGCCGCTGACCCGGCAGGCGCTGCAGCTCAACCCCGCGCTCACGGTGATGGCCTCGCCGTGGACCGCGCCCGCCTGGATGAAGGACAGCGGTCAGCTCAACGGGGGCTGGCTGAAGGCGGAGGACTACGGGGCCTATGCCTCGTACTTCGTGAAGTACCTCCAGGCGTACCAGGGCCAGGGCGTGCCGGTGAAGTACGTGACGGCGCAGAACGAGCCGACGTGCTGCTCCGGTTACCCGTCGATGAGCTGGAACGCCTCCGGGCTCGCGTACTTCACCAAGAACGAACTGCTGCCGAAGCTGGCGGCCGCGAACCTGTCGACGAAGGTGCTGGCGCACGACTGGAACTGGGACGTGTACGACGGGTACGCCGCCCGGACGGTGGACGACGCGGCGGTCCGCTCCCACCCCAACTTCGGCGGGATCGCCTGGCACGGGTACGGCGGGGACGTCGGCAAGCAGACGTCCGTGCACAACCAGTACCCCGCTCTGGACGCCTTCGGCACCGAGCACTCCGGCGGCACCTGGATCGCCGACCAGCAGCGCGAGGACATGCACAACATCGTGGACTACACCCGGAACTGGGCGAAGTCGGTGACCAAGTGGTCGCTGGCGGTCGATCAGAACATGGGGCCGCACAACGGGGGGTGCGGGACCTGCACGGGGCTGATCACCGTGCACGACGGCGACGGCCGCTCGGGGCAGGTCGACTACACGGTCGAGTACTACGACATGGGGCACCTGACGAAGTTCGTGCGTCCGGGCGCCCAGCGGATCGCCTCGACGGCGTCGTCCGCCGTGCCGAACGTGGCGTGGCGCAACCCGGACGGGTCGAAGGCACTGATCGCCTACAACGAGGGCGCGGGCGCGAAGACGGTGACAATCGACTGGGGTGCGCAGCACGCCACTTACTCGCTGCCGGGGCGGACGTCGGCGACGTTCACGTGGTCCGGGACGCAGGCCGGCGGCGGGGATCTGTCGGGGGCGTTCGTGGGGCTCGCGGGCAAGTGCCTGGACGTGGCGGGTGGTTCGTCCGCCGACGGGACGGCGGTGCAGCTCTACGACTGCAACGGGTCGGCGGCGCAGCGGTGGACGGTGGCGGCGGACGGGACCGTGCGGGCGCTGGGGAAGTGTCTGGACGTGGCCTCCGGCGGTACGGGGGACGGGGCGAGGACGCAGTTGTACGGGTGCAACGGGACGGGGGCGCAGGTGTGGTCGTACAACGCGGCGACGGGTGATGTGGTGAACGTGGCGGCGGACAAGTGTCTCGACGTGACGGACAACTCGTCGGCGAACGGGGCGCGGGCGCAGATCTGGACCTGCACGGGGGCGGCCAACCAGAAGTGGGGGCTGCGGAGCTAG
- a CDS encoding YceI family protein yields MGIFGRSNDETASAAGATAVSPDLAALTGDYVIDPAHSTIGFTARHAMVTNVKGSFKDFDGTLHLDGSDPSRSTATIDAKMDSIDTGSADRDGHLKSADFFKTEEFPTMTFRSTAAEALGGDDYRITGDLTILGTTRPLTIDLEFNGAAKDPFGNERVGFEGKAEILRSEWGLTWNAALETGGVLVSDKIKLVFDISAIKQA; encoded by the coding sequence ATGGGTATCTTCGGCCGCAGCAACGACGAGACCGCCTCCGCCGCGGGTGCCACCGCGGTGAGCCCGGACCTGGCGGCACTGACCGGCGACTACGTCATCGACCCCGCCCACTCGACGATCGGCTTCACGGCGCGGCACGCGATGGTCACCAACGTCAAGGGCAGCTTCAAGGACTTCGACGGCACGCTGCACCTCGACGGCAGCGACCCGTCGCGCTCGACGGCCACGATCGACGCGAAGATGGACAGCATCGACACCGGGTCCGCCGACCGGGACGGGCACCTCAAGAGCGCGGACTTCTTCAAGACGGAGGAGTTCCCGACGATGACGTTCCGCTCCACCGCGGCGGAGGCCCTCGGCGGGGACGACTACCGGATCACCGGTGACCTGACCATCCTCGGCACGACGCGGCCGCTCACGATCGACCTCGAGTTCAACGGGGCCGCGAAGGACCCGTTCGGCAACGAGCGGGTCGGCTTCGAGGGCAAGGCGGAGATTCTGCGGTCGGAGTGGGGGCTGACGTGGAACGCGGCGCTGGAGACGGGCGGCGTGCTGGTGTCGGACAAGATCAAGCTGGTGTTCGACATCTCGGCGATCAAGCAGGCGTGA